The following coding sequences lie in one Rutidosis leptorrhynchoides isolate AG116_Rl617_1_P2 chromosome 4, CSIRO_AGI_Rlap_v1, whole genome shotgun sequence genomic window:
- the LOC139843994 gene encoding protein RDM1-like gives MKRTVPVPLDISSDDDDDKPSPSNGTKDLAGLKRPKSETAVIMPVKNVVTEEFLIKTAKMYQDYMKQIPIPVQRGSVISFTSWSGLAKSMKQMYQQPLHYLTNVRVKEWDQMRSDADINGEPLDTVIHPCKAESNIWLMEEVHRLTTSHQFLAKLWLANPMYNASIDTVSPQL, from the exons ATGAAGAGAACTGTGCCAGTTCCTTTGGATATATCgtccgatgatgatgatgacaaacCTTCTCCTTCTAATGGAACCAAAGACCTTGCTGGTCTCAAACGGCCAAAAAGTGAAACTGCAGTTATCATGCCTGTCAAAAATGTAGTAACTGAAG AGTTTTTGATAAAAACTGCAAAAATGTATCAAGACTACATGAAGCAAATCCCAATTCCAGTTCAGCGTGGCTCAGTCATATCATTTACCTCGTGGAGTGGTTTAGCCAAATCAATGAAACAGATGTATCAGCAGCCACTCCATTACCTGACCAATGTTCGTGTAAAAGAATGGGATCAAATGAGAAGTGATGCTGACATCAATGGTGAACCATTAGACACCGTGATTCATCCATGTAAAGCTGAAAGTAACATCTGGCTCATGGAAGAAGTTCACAGGCTCACAACCTCTCATCAGTTTCTTGCCAAACTTTGGTTAGCCAATCCCATGTACAATGCTTCTATTGATACGGTTTCACCCCAGTTATGA